Proteins encoded in a region of the Malaciobacter mytili LMG 24559 genome:
- a CDS encoding alpha/beta hydrolase — MKKIYLISGFMCDKRLWDKALSFFDSSYKFIYLPIPLEENFEKLLEKIVINEEKINLIGFSLGGYIASAYALKYKDKINKVLVISSSLCSLEKKELLQRQKAIELTKKFAFKSLSEKKIKTLLEDKNNQEIITLIKKMYEELGKEYFLTQLNATLHRKDLKEELLKSKIDFSFYFSKDDILLNHLWLEELELNSSFNFTKLKRSSHMLPLEEPLKIALYIKSWLA; from the coding sequence TTGAAAAAAATCTATTTAATATCTGGATTTATGTGTGATAAAAGGCTTTGGGATAAAGCCCTTAGCTTTTTTGATTCTTCATATAAATTTATATATCTGCCTATTCCTTTAGAAGAAAATTTTGAAAAATTACTTGAAAAAATAGTAATTAATGAAGAAAAAATAAATCTTATAGGGTTTTCTTTAGGTGGATATATAGCTTCTGCTTATGCTTTAAAATATAAAGATAAAATAAATAAGGTTTTAGTTATATCCTCATCTTTATGTTCTTTAGAAAAAAAAGAATTATTACAAAGACAAAAAGCAATAGAACTTACAAAAAAATTTGCTTTTAAATCATTAAGTGAAAAAAAGATTAAAACTCTACTTGAAGATAAAAATAATCAAGAAATAATTACATTAATAAAAAAAATGTATGAAGAACTTGGAAAAGAATATTTTCTTACTCAATTAAATGCTACTTTACATAGAAAAGATTTAAAAGAAGAGTTATTAAAAAGTAAAATAGATTTTAGTTTTTATTTTTCAAAAGATGATATTTTATTAAATCATTTATGGTTAGAAGAACTTGAATTAAATAGTTCTTTTAATTTTACAAAACTAAAAAGATCTTCACATATGCTTCCTTTAGAAGAACCATTAAAAATAGCCTTGTATATAAAATCTTGGTTAGCTTGA
- a CDS encoding methyltransferase — protein sequence MFEFYLLIFLLLIVLIIVISSLKIGISPMPSSKAAQKKILEYAKNSKDETIIDLGSGFGSLAIFLAVNLPNKKIIAYELSLVPYLISKLLKSLLKIKNLQIYKKDFFKEDLKNATLVCYLYFEGMKKLEKKLFDENINTTIISNTFSLHNIKPREIQYAQDFFKSPIYIYLT from the coding sequence ATGTTTGAATTTTATCTTTTAATTTTTTTACTTTTAATTGTTTTAATAATTGTAATATCTTCTTTAAAAATTGGTATTTCACCAATGCCAAGTTCAAAAGCTGCACAAAAAAAAATACTAGAATATGCAAAAAATTCAAAAGATGAAACTATTATTGATTTAGGCTCAGGATTTGGAAGTTTAGCTATTTTTTTAGCAGTAAATCTTCCAAATAAAAAAATCATAGCTTATGAATTATCTTTAGTTCCTTATTTAATCTCAAAACTTTTAAAATCACTTTTAAAAATAAAAAATTTACAAATATATAAAAAGGATTTTTTTAAAGAAGATTTAAAAAATGCAACTTTAGTTTGTTACTTATATTTTGAAGGTATGAAAAAACTTGAAAAAAAATTATTTGATGAAAATATAAATACTACAATTATAAGTAATACTTTTTCACTACATAATATAAAACCCCGAGAAATTCAATATGCACAAGATTTTTTTAAAAGTCCAATATACATTTATCTAACATAA
- a CDS encoding double-cubane-cluster-containing anaerobic reductase → MGVHEHRSLLKDIGVDVERHAKMMEMGLESYKNQFMTQKNRPEAMKYFDWFMSEIQGQRIAEINELRKKKRPSIGAFCIFVPEEIIVGAGGACFGLCGGSPATIADAETELPRNICPLIKSAHGFKLQKTCAYTQSSDFIYGETTCEAKKKTWEILNKHHPVKVMNIPHMKREKDLKLWKEELVEFKEHIESITGEKLSLEEMKKGTKIVNEKREALQRLDRLRSMNKDIIPISGKDGLFVTQMGFLDDPVRYTQKVNELCDELEKRVENKISVFEEDTPRLIVLGTPFAPPNWKLHTAVETSGGAIINEESCIGHRYYKDNVNLDEVTTEDELMQKLLDKYSAVDCACFTPNAPRIDKILKMYKDRQADGVIYYTLSFCHTYNVEAHLVTQALEKEGIACLVIESDYSPEDAGQIKTRVEAFLESINFKKKATSFKKKQN, encoded by the coding sequence ATGGGTGTACATGAACATAGAAGTTTATTAAAAGATATTGGAGTGGATGTTGAAAGACATGCAAAAATGATGGAAATGGGATTAGAATCTTATAAAAATCAATTTATGACTCAAAAAAACAGACCTGAAGCTATGAAATATTTTGATTGGTTTATGAGTGAAATTCAAGGTCAAAGAATAGCTGAAATAAATGAATTAAGAAAGAAAAAAAGACCTTCAATTGGTGCTTTTTGTATTTTTGTTCCTGAAGAGATTATAGTTGGTGCAGGTGGCGCTTGTTTTGGGTTATGTGGAGGAAGCCCTGCTACAATTGCAGATGCAGAAACAGAACTTCCTAGAAATATCTGTCCTTTAATAAAATCTGCTCATGGTTTTAAGCTACAAAAAACATGTGCTTATACACAATCATCAGATTTTATTTATGGAGAAACAACTTGTGAAGCAAAGAAAAAAACTTGGGAAATTTTAAATAAACATCATCCAGTAAAAGTTATGAATATTCCCCATATGAAAAGAGAAAAAGATTTAAAACTTTGGAAAGAGGAATTAGTAGAGTTTAAAGAGCATATAGAGAGTATTACAGGGGAAAAACTATCTTTAGAAGAGATGAAAAAAGGAACAAAGATAGTAAATGAAAAAAGAGAAGCTTTACAAAGATTAGATAGATTAAGAAGTATGAATAAAGACATAATTCCAATTAGTGGAAAAGATGGCTTATTTGTTACTCAAATGGGATTTTTAGATGACCCAGTAAGATATACTCAAAAAGTAAATGAACTTTGCGATGAACTTGAAAAAAGAGTTGAAAATAAAATTAGTGTATTTGAAGAAGATACTCCAAGACTTATAGTTTTAGGTACTCCTTTTGCTCCACCAAACTGGAAACTTCATACAGCAGTTGAAACAAGTGGGGGTGCTATTATTAATGAAGAGTCATGTATTGGGCATAGATATTATAAAGATAATGTAAATTTAGATGAAGTAACAACAGAAGATGAATTAATGCAAAAATTACTTGATAAGTATAGTGCTGTTGATTGTGCTTGTTTTACTCCTAATGCTCCAAGAATAGATAAAATTCTTAAAATGTATAAAGATAGACAAGCTGATGGAGTAATTTATTATACTTTATCTTTTTGTCATACTTATAATGTGGAAGCACATCTAGTAACACAAGCTTTAGAAAAAGAAGGAATTGCTTGTTTAGTTATTGAATCAGACTATTCTCCAGAAGATGCAGGACAAATTAAAACAAGAGTTGAAGCCTTTTTAGAAAGTATTAACTTTAAGAAAAAAGCAACTTCTTTTAAAAAGAAGCAAAATTAA
- a CDS encoding acyl-CoA dehydratase activase — MYWGVDVGSTYTKICAINKNKEIIDTKIIPTIVNQDEIVKEYLKDKQIEMLVSTGYGRHMIEECFSCPIISEIKAHAKAAFHFDNSADMVIDLGGQDSKVIKLDLNGGFIDFKMNDKCAAGTGKFLEIAASRMGLELEKFSKIGFEATKELSISSMCAVFAESEVISLIAKKESAANICYAVHESIASRLASMAKKFAIKSDNIIFSGGGALNPFLLQLLSKKLEKNVVAAKYPQLMGAIGSALAGYEVSNEI, encoded by the coding sequence ATGTATTGGGGTGTTGATGTAGGTTCTACTTACACAAAAATATGTGCTATAAATAAAAATAAAGAAATTATTGATACAAAAATTATCCCAACTATTGTAAATCAAGATGAAATAGTAAAAGAATATTTAAAAGATAAACAAATAGAAATGCTAGTTTCAACAGGATATGGAAGACATATGATAGAAGAGTGTTTTTCTTGTCCTATAATTAGTGAAATAAAAGCCCATGCAAAAGCAGCCTTTCATTTTGACAATAGTGCTGATATGGTTATTGACTTGGGTGGTCAAGATAGTAAAGTAATAAAGCTTGATTTAAATGGTGGATTTATAGATTTTAAAATGAATGATAAATGTGCAGCAGGAACTGGAAAATTTTTAGAAATAGCTGCAAGTAGAATGGGCCTTGAACTAGAAAAGTTTTCAAAAATAGGCTTTGAAGCAACAAAAGAGTTAAGTATTTCTAGTATGTGTGCAGTATTTGCCGAATCAGAAGTAATCTCATTAATTGCAAAAAAAGAGAGTGCAGCTAATATTTGTTATGCTGTACATGAATCAATTGCCTCAAGACTAGCTTCTATGGCTAAAAAATTTGCCATAAAAAGTGATAATATAATTTTTAGTGGAGGAGGAGCATTAAACCCTTTTTTATTACAACTACTATCTAAAAAATTAGAAAAAAATGTAGTTGCAGCAAAATATCCACAACTAATGGGAGCTATTGGTTCAGCACTTGCTGGATACGAAGTTTCTAATGAGATATAA
- a CDS encoding small multi-drug export protein, with protein MYLILQKLFKQKEGNILLFGLVLIICLTLFIIFTYIVDTSLANKLTAIIASNLFVGRVPALSLGYASGLSHFFVISINILTELILVTILYPLFIYSFKGILKIKLLESFFEEVKQKKLQHQDKFEKYGKIGLFIFVFIPFWMTGPIVGAIIGYLIGLKHFTIMFIVFIATAIAITLWGFFLNTIVDNILQLDSLYIWILLLIIVGSTLYFKIKKRFKKS; from the coding sequence ATGTATCTAATTTTACAAAAACTATTTAAACAAAAAGAAGGAAATATATTATTATTTGGATTAGTATTAATTATTTGCCTTACTTTATTTATAATCTTTACATATATTGTTGATACTTCTTTAGCAAACAAACTTACAGCAATTATAGCATCAAATTTATTTGTAGGAAGAGTACCTGCCTTATCTTTAGGGTATGCTTCTGGACTCTCTCACTTTTTTGTAATTTCTATAAATATTTTAACTGAACTTATTTTAGTTACTATTTTATATCCCTTATTTATTTATAGTTTTAAAGGTATACTAAAAATCAAGCTTTTAGAAAGTTTTTTTGAAGAAGTAAAACAAAAAAAATTACAACATCAAGACAAATTTGAAAAATATGGAAAAATTGGGCTTTTTATTTTTGTTTTTATACCTTTTTGGATGACAGGACCAATTGTGGGAGCAATTATAGGGTATTTAATAGGTTTAAAACACTTTACAATTATGTTTATAGTATTTATTGCAACTGCCATTGCAATTACTCTTTGGGGATTTTTTTTAAATACAATAGTTGATAATATTTTACAGTTAGATTCACTTTATATTTGGATACTTCTACTAATAATAGTAGGAAGTACCCTATATTTTAAAATAAAAAAGAGATTTAAAAAATCATAA
- a CDS encoding sodium-dependent tyrosine transporter: MFVKLNDRVYLNMAKITRMKIDHVEDGIRVRFYEGQEQVAKSKRFDDVQAAEAWLQELLSKI, from the coding sequence ATGTTTGTAAAATTAAATGATAGAGTTTATTTGAATATGGCGAAAATTACTAGAATGAAAATTGATCATGTTGAAGATGGAATTAGAGTTAGATTTTATGAAGGTCAAGAGCAAGTTGCAAAATCAAAAAGATTTGATGATGTACAAGCAGCAGAGGCTTGGCTTCAAGAGTTATTATCAAAAATTTAA
- a CDS encoding DsbA family protein, whose translation MQNKKVVLLSIIAILALFIGGTYFYKSSKAKEYQALVQKKKDSLQRPYSLVVGNSDAKVQLVEFFDPACGTCAQFHPYVKNIMKENEGKIKLVLRYAPFHKNSDFAVRVLEASRKQDKFMQTLEILFATQGYWTENHIVIPEKIWRVLPKAGLDMQMLANDMKNDEITKIIKQDLFDAQELGANKTPSYFVNGKPLEVFGLQELIDLINSQL comes from the coding sequence ATGCAAAACAAAAAAGTTGTTTTACTTTCAATAATAGCAATTTTAGCTTTATTTATTGGCGGTACATATTTTTATAAAAGTAGTAAAGCTAAAGAGTATCAAGCTTTAGTACAAAAGAAAAAAGATAGTCTTCAAAGACCTTATTCTTTAGTAGTTGGTAATAGTGATGCAAAGGTTCAATTAGTTGAGTTTTTTGATCCTGCTTGTGGAACTTGTGCTCAATTTCATCCTTATGTAAAAAATATTATGAAAGAAAACGAAGGAAAGATAAAACTTGTTTTAAGATATGCTCCTTTTCATAAAAATTCTGATTTTGCTGTAAGGGTTTTAGAAGCTTCAAGAAAGCAAGATAAATTTATGCAAACTTTAGAAATTTTATTTGCTACACAAGGATATTGGACAGAAAATCATATTGTAATACCAGAAAAAATATGGAGAGTTTTACCTAAAGCTGGCCTTGATATGCAAATGTTAGCAAATGATATGAAAAATGATGAAATTACAAAAATAATCAAACAAGATTTATTTGATGCCCAAGAGTTAGGTGCAAATAAAACACCTTCTTATTTTGTAAATGGTAAACCTTTAGAAGTATTTGGTTTACAAGAATTAATAGATTTAATTAATTCTCAATTATGA
- a CDS encoding NAD(P)-binding domain-containing protein: protein MKKIYDLAIIGAGPGGIATSVEAILLGLKEVIVFEKSNNHSDTIRKYFKDNKRVDKDWKGIKVELKGNIHFTDGTKESTLDLFDTLVANKDIEACFNEEVYGITKQNNLFEIKTIKENEYYAKNIVISIGTMGKPNKPSYKLPVNLKDKINFNISECKNNEEILVVGGGDSAVEFAYYIAKQNRVTLAYRKESFSRVNPINLHQLFDFVEKDLINLQLNLDIQKVEEKNNKLEVYFSNNQIKQFDRIIYALGGSNPTDLLQRCGILLDSENKPLIDKNLRNHQEGVYLAGDIAGNVGGSIALALNHGYIISSHIQKHKPAK, encoded by the coding sequence ATGAAAAAAATCTATGACTTAGCAATTATTGGTGCAGGACCTGGTGGAATTGCAACAAGTGTAGAGGCTATTTTACTTGGTTTAAAAGAAGTAATAGTTTTTGAAAAAAGTAATAATCATTCAGACACTATACGAAAATATTTTAAAGATAATAAAAGAGTAGATAAAGATTGGAAGGGTATAAAAGTAGAACTTAAAGGAAATATTCATTTTACAGATGGGACTAAAGAAAGTACTTTAGATCTCTTTGATACTTTAGTTGCTAATAAAGATATAGAAGCCTGTTTTAATGAAGAAGTTTATGGTATAACAAAACAAAATAATCTTTTTGAAATTAAAACAATTAAAGAAAATGAATATTATGCAAAAAATATAGTTATTAGTATAGGAACTATGGGTAAACCAAATAAACCCTCATATAAACTCCCCGTAAATTTAAAAGATAAAATAAATTTTAATATTTCTGAATGTAAAAATAATGAAGAGATACTTGTTGTGGGAGGAGGAGATAGTGCAGTTGAATTTGCATATTATATTGCAAAACAAAATAGAGTAACTTTAGCATATAGAAAAGAGAGTTTTTCAAGGGTAAATCCAATAAATCTACATCAATTATTTGATTTTGTAGAAAAAGATTTAATTAATTTACAACTTAATTTAGATATACAAAAAGTTGAAGAAAAAAACAATAAATTAGAAGTTTATTTTTCAAATAACCAAATAAAACAGTTTGATAGAATAATTTATGCTCTGGGAGGCTCAAATCCAACTGACTTACTACAACGCTGTGGTATTTTATTAGATAGTGAAAATAAACCACTTATTGATAAAAACCTTAGAAACCACCAAGAAGGTGTATATCTAGCAGGAGATATTGCAGGAAATGTTGGTGGCTCTATTGCTTTGGCTTTAAATCATGGATATATTATAAGTTCTCACATCCAAAAACACAAACCAGCCAAATAA
- a CDS encoding DUF4153 domain-containing protein has protein sequence MFNLQTFLNTISNTFSKELFYRFPLVFIFIIITFIFTIFENHKIFIFEQELQNKLLLSSFILTIFTTSFYLFFERIKRNSLYKTGLFLGLLLLTYCSVFIYFDSILFYFNAVLLSLIFSNFLFIKSTNQSILYFYLLGKHSILIAFFSCFILGFGIYAILLSLEFLFNITFLNDYIEDIFIFIATIIFPILILSNIPKNIDTLKEEIQTTWLILIKNILIPLLFIYIVVLYAYFIKITILQELPKGDLSWIICTFLTLCIFVKMFLTSIKQQNFIVKFFDKYFIYSMIIPLIFLNIAIYTRVNEYGITQARYALILLSIWFSFIVIYYFIKKEFCIKRSFIFLFLLLLISSVTTFSASNLSINSQLNRLETMLKENNILVKNKVTPLTKQLDLKQEAQISSIIKYLNRSKEGKKRLNLLLNTDFKNSLEFLKYLNIKYSNLNTTYIKKFNLNDIVYSLNGYNYLIPLSIEQTKQKYFYKNKVILASLKNSILKLEIKNQNIQFDLKQIVKEWKKQKIEVLDKNNYKNTIFYKKMDNLELKLCIKYLRINENFEDFEVKYIEGYLMIR, from the coding sequence ATGTTTAATCTTCAAACTTTTTTAAACACTATTTCAAACACTTTTTCAAAAGAGTTATTTTATAGGTTTCCCCTTGTTTTTATTTTTATAATTATTACTTTTATTTTTACAATTTTTGAAAATCATAAAATATTTATATTTGAACAAGAGTTGCAAAATAAACTTTTATTAAGTTCTTTTATTCTTACTATTTTTACTACTTCTTTTTATCTTTTTTTTGAAAGAATAAAAAGAAATAGTTTATATAAAACAGGGCTATTTTTAGGGCTATTATTACTAACATATTGTAGTGTTTTTATCTACTTTGATTCTATACTTTTTTATTTTAATGCAGTTTTACTCTCTTTAATATTTTCAAATTTTCTTTTTATAAAATCAACTAATCAATCAATTTTATATTTTTATTTACTAGGAAAACACTCTATTCTAATTGCTTTTTTTAGCTGCTTTATTTTAGGATTTGGAATATATGCAATACTTCTTAGTTTGGAGTTTTTATTTAATATAACTTTTTTAAATGATTATATAGAAGATATATTTATTTTTATTGCAACTATTATTTTTCCTATTTTAATTCTTTCAAATATTCCTAAAAATATAGATACTTTAAAAGAAGAAATACAAACAACTTGGCTTATTCTTATAAAAAACATATTAATTCCCTTACTTTTTATATATATAGTTGTTTTATATGCATATTTTATAAAAATAACTATTTTACAAGAGCTTCCAAAGGGAGATTTATCTTGGATAATTTGTACTTTTTTAACTTTATGTATATTTGTAAAGATGTTTTTAACTTCAATAAAACAGCAAAACTTTATAGTGAAGTTTTTTGATAAATATTTTATTTATTCAATGATTATTCCTTTGATTTTTTTAAATATTGCTATATATACAAGAGTTAATGAGTATGGTATTACTCAAGCTAGATATGCTTTAATTTTATTATCAATTTGGTTTTCATTTATTGTAATTTATTATTTTATTAAAAAAGAGTTTTGTATAAAAAGAAGTTTTATTTTTCTATTTTTACTTTTACTTATCTCTTCTGTTACTACTTTTAGTGCTTCAAATCTTAGTATAAATTCTCAACTTAATAGATTAGAAACAATGTTAAAAGAAAATAATATTTTAGTTAAAAATAAAGTTACTCCTCTAACAAAGCAGTTAGATTTAAAACAAGAAGCTCAAATCTCTTCAATTATTAAATATTTAAATAGAAGTAAAGAAGGGAAAAAAAGATTAAATCTTTTGCTTAATACAGATTTTAAAAATAGTTTAGAGTTTTTAAAATATTTAAATATTAAATACTCTAATTTAAATACCACATATATAAAAAAGTTTAATTTAAATGATATAGTTTATAGTTTAAATGGTTATAACTATTTGATACCTTTATCTATAGAACAAACTAAGCAAAAATATTTTTATAAAAATAAAGTAATCCTTGCAAGTTTAAAAAACTCTATTTTAAAACTAGAAATAAAAAATCAAAATATACAGTTTGATTTAAAGCAAATAGTTAAAGAGTGGAAAAAACAAAAAATAGAAGTTTTAGATAAGAATAATTATAAAAATACGATTTTTTATAAGAAAATGGACAATTTAGAGTTAAAACTTTGTATTAAGTACTTAAGAATAAATGAGAATTTTGAAGACTTTGAAGTAAAATATATAGAAGGTTATTTAATGATAAGATAA
- a CDS encoding cation:proton antiporter domain-containing protein: MQSILITIFLAISISTIINIVLKKLGISHIIGYILTGTIISYIFNFSSFDIHSLDLIAEFGIVFLMFTIGLEMSFERIRKMKEILLLNGFLQVFLSALIIFLVSYYLIKLPLVASLIVSLALSLSSTAIVLSYLKHSKDIYTPYGEKATAILIFQDLAVIPILLLITFLTNDTLSISEILLNTFISAIIVILFLFTIGKKVMNWLLKFSSNTQLEELFLGSVFSIVIGASLLAHEMGFTYSLGAFIAGMIISETRYRIKVESDIATYKDLLLGTFFFSVGTKIDLFFFFKNLHYIFAVFVLVMFIKAFVVYWIIRRKANRSISIKTAISLCQIGEFSFAIFALAANDNLLSQELTNFLILVTVLSMIITPFIINNIYKLASYFEVEFYESDKITPIKATNHVVICGFSTLGRIVARTLQLNKKPFVIISDDLRHVLLARKLGYMAYFGHLDKTPVLESLKVDEASSIIITLSNTKRKRLICEAILAFDKGANIVLKIDSTEEKRDLKDLNIKNFVHAHKQVARLLVSKAI, translated from the coding sequence ATGCAAAGTATTTTAATAACAATTTTTTTAGCTATTTCAATATCAACTATTATAAATATTGTACTTAAAAAATTGGGGATTTCACATATAATAGGTTATATTTTAACTGGAACTATAATTAGTTATATTTTTAATTTTAGTAGTTTTGATATACATTCACTTGATTTAATTGCAGAATTTGGAATAGTATTTTTAATGTTTACTATTGGTTTAGAAATGAGTTTTGAACGAATTAGAAAGATGAAAGAAATACTTCTTTTAAATGGATTTTTACAAGTATTTTTAAGCGCACTAATTATCTTTTTAGTTTCTTATTATCTTATAAAACTTCCTTTAGTTGCATCACTTATAGTTTCTCTTGCCTTATCTTTATCTTCAACGGCAATAGTTTTAAGTTATTTAAAACATTCAAAAGATATATATACTCCTTATGGAGAAAAAGCAACAGCTATTTTAATTTTTCAAGATTTAGCTGTTATTCCTATTTTATTATTAATAACTTTTTTAACAAATGATACTCTTTCAATTTCAGAAATCTTATTAAATACTTTTATTTCAGCAATTATTGTAATTTTATTTTTATTTACAATTGGAAAAAAAGTAATGAATTGGCTTTTAAAATTTTCTTCAAATACTCAATTAGAAGAGTTATTTTTAGGTTCAGTTTTTTCAATAGTAATTGGAGCTTCTTTATTAGCTCATGAAATGGGTTTTACTTATTCATTAGGTGCTTTTATTGCAGGTATGATTATCTCTGAAACTAGATATAGAATAAAAGTAGAATCAGATATTGCTACTTATAAAGATCTTTTACTTGGTACTTTTTTCTTTAGTGTAGGAACAAAAATTGATTTATTTTTCTTTTTTAAAAATTTACACTATATCTTTGCTGTTTTTGTATTGGTTATGTTTATAAAAGCTTTTGTTGTTTATTGGATAATAAGAAGAAAAGCAAATAGAAGTATCTCTATAAAAACAGCTATTTCTTTATGTCAAATTGGAGAGTTTTCTTTTGCTATTTTTGCTTTAGCTGCAAATGATAATTTATTATCTCAAGAATTAACAAATTTTTTAATTTTAGTAACTGTTTTATCTATGATTATTACACCATTTATTATAAATAATATTTATAAACTAGCTTCATATTTTGAAGTAGAGTTTTATGAATCTGATAAAATTACACCTATTAAAGCAACAAATCACGTAGTAATTTGTGGTTTTTCAACTTTAGGAAGAATTGTAGCAAGAACTCTACAATTAAATAAAAAACCTTTTGTAATAATTTCAGATGACTTAAGACACGTATTACTTGCTAGAAAACTTGGTTATATGGCATATTTTGGACACTTAGATAAAACACCTGTTTTAGAATCTTTAAAAGTTGATGAAGCTTCAAGTATTATAATAACTTTATCAAATACAAAAAGAAAAAGACTTATTTGTGAAGCTATACTTGCTTTTGATAAAGGAGCAAATATTGTCTTAAAAATTGACTCAACTGAAGAGAAAAGAGACTTAAAAGATTTAAATATTAAAAACTTTGTTCATGCCCATAAACAAGTGGCTAGGCTATTAGTTTCAAAAGCAATATAA
- the yedF gene encoding sulfurtransferase-like selenium metabolism protein YedF: protein MQNTLNKTVFLKADKIGEGDLGSILIKGFLNAMSEQENLPESILCVNSAVLLTTANEEDEVLQILKKLENKGVKIYSCGTCLNYYNKTDELKVGVAGNAMDTIATLLNTNTVTL, encoded by the coding sequence ATGCAAAATACTTTAAATAAAACAGTTTTTTTAAAAGCAGATAAAATAGGTGAAGGAGATTTAGGCTCTATTTTAATCAAAGGTTTTTTAAATGCTATGAGTGAGCAAGAAAATTTACCTGAATCTATTCTTTGTGTAAATAGTGCAGTTTTATTAACAACTGCAAATGAAGAAGATGAGGTTTTACAAATTCTTAAAAAACTTGAAAATAAAGGTGTAAAAATTTACTCTTGTGGAACTTGTTTAAATTATTATAATAAAACAGATGAGTTAAAAGTTGGAGTTGCAGGAAATGCTATGGATACAATAGCAACACTTCTAAATACAAATACTGTAACTTTATAA
- a CDS encoding DUF3010 family protein gives MRVCAVELKSNNAILSVLDNQNYIDTKIKKISLIDDEKKDSILAFKQEFEDFIQKNNITQIVIKKRAKKGTFAGGAITFKMEAIIQSILFCEVELISSQTISSYEKKNSIIFPKELKKYQEQSYLAGLCFWM, from the coding sequence ATGAGAGTATGTGCAGTTGAATTAAAATCAAATAATGCAATTTTATCTGTTTTAGATAATCAAAATTATATAGATACAAAAATAAAAAAAATTAGTTTAATTGATGATGAAAAAAAAGATTCAATTTTAGCTTTTAAACAAGAGTTTGAAGATTTTATTCAAAAAAATAATATAACACAAATTGTAATTAAAAAAAGAGCAAAAAAGGGTACTTTTGCAGGTGGAGCAATAACTTTTAAAATGGAAGCTATAATTCAATCAATTTTATTTTGTGAAGTTGAATTAATCTCTTCACAAACTATAAGTTCTTATGAGAAAAAAAATAGTATTATTTTCCCAAAAGAGCTAAAAAAGTATCAAGAACAAAGTTATTTGGCTGGTTTGTGTTTTTGGATGTGA
- a CDS encoding EF-hand domain-containing protein — protein sequence MKTLKIAALTAVVSAVLFAQDLPNKGPIPFGAYDANNDGKITQSEFEDTRAKRMSQKYEQGYPLRNAQNAPTFESIDKNKDGVLSKEELQEHQLNRVSERMNNKGMGQGKGMGQGQGMGMGQGQGMNK from the coding sequence ATGAAAACTTTAAAAATTGCTGCTTTAACTGCAGTGGTAAGTGCTGTACTGTTTGCCCAAGATTTACCAAATAAAGGGCCAATTCCTTTTGGGGCTTATGATGCAAATAATGATGGGAAAATTACTCAAAGTGAATTTGAAGATACAAGAGCTAAAAGAATGTCTCAAAAATATGAGCAAGGTTATCCTTTAAGAAATGCACAAAATGCACCAACTTTTGAAAGTATAGATAAAAATAAAGATGGTGTTTTAAGTAAAGAAGAGTTACAAGAGCATCAGTTAAATAGAGTTTCTGAAAGAATGAACAATAAAGGAATGGGTCAAGGTAAAGGAATGGGTCAAGGACAAGGTATGGGAATGGGTCAAGGACAAGGTATGAATAAATAG